Proteins from a genomic interval of Clostridium sp. 'deep sea':
- a CDS encoding dipicolinate synthase subunit B, which produces MIIGFALTGSFCTFHKTMPVLSKLKDKGYDIIPIMSSNVYTINTRFGEAQYWKDEVERITGNKILYTLPDVEPIGPKNLLDMIVVAPCTGNTLAKLANGISDTSVTMACKSQWRNQKPVVLAISTNDGLGINMQNIAKLMVNKNVYFVPFGQDNPTAKPKSLVSDMTLVPDAINAALKYQQLQPVIITYR; this is translated from the coding sequence GTGATTATTGGATTTGCTTTAACAGGTTCTTTTTGTACTTTTCATAAAACAATGCCTGTTTTAAGTAAGCTAAAAGATAAAGGTTATGATATAATACCGATAATGAGTAGTAATGTTTATACAATAAATACGAGATTTGGAGAGGCTCAATATTGGAAAGATGAAGTAGAGCGGATAACGGGTAATAAGATACTATATACGCTGCCAGATGTTGAACCAATTGGTCCAAAAAATCTTTTAGATATGATAGTTGTAGCACCATGTACAGGAAATACCTTAGCAAAGCTTGCAAATGGTATTAGTGATACTTCGGTAACAATGGCCTGTAAATCTCAATGGAGAAACCAAAAGCCTGTAGTATTAGCGATTTCAACTAATGATGGATTAGGAATAAATATGCAAAATATTGCCAAACTAATGGTAAATAAAAATGTATATTTTGTGCCATTTGGTCAAGATAATCCCACTGCAAAACCAAAATCTTTGGTTTCTGATATGACTTTAGTTCCAGATGCAATAAATGCTGCACTTAAATATCAACAATTACAACCAGTAATTATAACATACAGATAA
- the fni gene encoding type 2 isopentenyl-diphosphate Delta-isomerase yields MRGERKLEHVNHSLLLFKQKQSSDEHKNIRFIPQELPEKDLSEISLNTKIAGIELRNYLFLNASTGGTQNTTEMLNNLAKIASDHELAFAVGSQTAMIAENTDNYYKAIRKNNPKLKIIANVPAHLSTENVKRCVEVLEADLLQVHLNLAQEAVMPEGDKNFVGYLKNINNYVQALNVPVIIKGVGYGISKETLKKIMDIAFHAVDIAGNNGVNFVAVENSRRRNSIKDLDNWGLSTFESLLETKDFLNNKRDILASGGVYSAVQAVKCLAIGAKAIGIITPILNYLEQKKYKEINQFIINYLENTKVIMRMLACKNINQLSGIPLLITGRLYEYSQLRNIDIKKYANR; encoded by the coding sequence ATGCGAGGCGAAAGAAAGCTTGAGCATGTTAATCACTCTCTTTTGTTATTTAAACAAAAACAGAGTAGTGATGAACATAAAAATATTAGATTTATACCCCAAGAGCTGCCAGAAAAAGATTTATCTGAGATTAGTTTAAATACAAAAATTGCTGGTATTGAGTTAAGGAACTATCTTTTCTTAAATGCTTCTACAGGCGGAACCCAAAATACAACAGAAATGTTAAATAATTTAGCAAAAATTGCAAGTGACCATGAGTTGGCTTTTGCGGTTGGTTCTCAAACAGCAATGATAGCGGAAAATACAGATAATTATTATAAAGCAATTCGTAAAAACAACCCTAAACTCAAAATAATAGCCAATGTGCCAGCACATTTAAGTACAGAAAATGTAAAACGATGTGTAGAAGTATTAGAGGCAGATTTATTACAAGTGCACTTAAACCTAGCACAGGAAGCAGTGATGCCCGAGGGAGATAAGAACTTTGTTGGTTACCTTAAAAACATAAATAATTATGTACAAGCCTTAAATGTGCCTGTAATAATTAAAGGTGTTGGTTATGGCATCTCTAAAGAAACGCTTAAAAAAATTATGGATATAGCCTTTCATGCTGTGGATATAGCTGGTAATAATGGAGTTAACTTTGTTGCTGTTGAAAATAGTAGAAGAAGAAATAGCATAAAAGACCTTGATAATTGGGGTTTAAGTACCTTTGAGTCATTACTTGAGACTAAAGATTTTTTAAATAACAAAAGAGATATTCTTGCAAGCGGTGGTGTTTATTCAGCAGTACAAGCTGTTAAATGTTTAGCTATTGGAGCGAAAGCTATAGGTATAATAACACCTATTTTAAACTATTTAGAGCAAAAAAAATATAAAGAGATTAATCAATTTATAATAAACTATTTAGAAAATACTAAAGTAATAATGAGAATGTTAGCGTGTAAAAATATTAATCAGTTAAGCGGCATTCCATTGCTTATTACTGGTAGATTATATGAATATAGCCAATTAAGGAATATAGATATTAAAAAATATGCTAATAGGTAA
- a CDS encoding dipicolinate synthase subunit DpsA: protein MSKNISVIYDDERYKYLVYELSKLDYKVYVLNAPVLKTYANIKLINNPEEMPANMQAIILPVRGLESDYSAISKWNKKACYFGKQFFTNLQKGSKIIGVVQKNKIEISDIILLNNDDNFALKNALLTAEGSLYALMQLSKKAVRDTNSYVLGYGKCGKALARLLKAVDINTTVVARREVSRSEAWRDGFRGIGYSQFVQEIKKADSIFNTVPAYILCECVLRKMSQNTVIIDIASSPGGTDFEVAEQLGIKAVLKPGIPGKYSPSSAGEIMANCINKKLIEGGV from the coding sequence ATTAGTAAAAACATTAGTGTTATTTATGATGATGAAAGATACAAATATTTAGTTTATGAACTATCCAAATTAGATTATAAGGTTTACGTATTAAATGCACCCGTACTTAAAACATATGCAAATATTAAGCTGATAAATAATCCAGAAGAAATGCCTGCAAATATGCAAGCAATTATTCTGCCTGTTAGGGGTTTAGAAAGCGATTATTCAGCAATATCAAAATGGAATAAAAAGGCTTGCTATTTTGGTAAACAGTTTTTTACAAACCTACAAAAAGGCTCAAAAATAATAGGAGTTGTGCAAAAAAACAAAATTGAAATAAGTGATATTATTTTATTAAACAACGATGATAATTTTGCACTAAAAAATGCCTTACTAACAGCAGAGGGTTCACTTTATGCCTTAATGCAATTAAGTAAAAAAGCTGTAAGAGATACTAATAGTTATGTTTTAGGTTATGGAAAATGTGGTAAAGCATTAGCTCGTTTGTTAAAAGCAGTTGATATAAATACTACAGTTGTTGCAAGAAGAGAGGTGTCCAGATCAGAGGCTTGGAGAGATGGTTTTAGAGGCATAGGCTATAGTCAGTTTGTACAAGAAATAAAAAAAGCAGATTCAATATTTAACACTGTACCAGCATATATATTGTGTGAATGTGTATTGCGTAAAATGAGTCAAAATACAGTTATAATAGATATTGCTTCTAGTCCAGGTGGTACAGATTTTGAAGTAGCTGAACAGTTGGGTATAAAAGCTGTGTTAAAACCCGGTATTCCTGGAAAATATTCACCCTCATCTGCTGGAGAAATAATGGCAAATTGCATTAATAAAAAATTAATAGAGGGAGGAGTATAA
- the der gene encoding ribosome biogenesis GTPase Der, translating into MLPVVALVGRPNVGKSTLFNRFVGYRKAIVEDTPGVTRDRLYADCEWQNKQFTVIDTGGINFSDDDPFVVDIRYQVDIAAQEADVIVFVVDGREGINPLDQEIAGYLRGKDRPVIIACNKIDTVNLNDEMYEFYNLGYEVILPISASNGQGTGDLLDSIVDNFPFEVKENDLEDNLKVAIVGKPNVGKSSLTNKLLGEERTIVSNIPGTTRDSIDSKFKYNKRDIVLIDTAGLRRKGKIKEDIERFSVSRTLSAVDRCDIALILIDAVEGISEQDKKIAGYAYEKGRGCIIVVNKWDLPEKDEHTLEQFKKKVYSEIPFLKFAPMVFISAKTGQRLHALLELIEFVSEQQNIRIPTGTLNTVIEEATFMTPPPSSKGKQLRILYCTQTGVKPPMFVLFVNNKKLMHFSYQRHLENVIREIYGFVGTPIKWKINERSRSGDK; encoded by the coding sequence ATGTTACCGGTAGTTGCATTAGTTGGTCGACCGAACGTAGGAAAATCAACATTGTTTAATAGGTTTGTTGGTTATCGAAAAGCAATAGTAGAAGATACACCAGGTGTAACAAGAGACCGCTTATATGCTGATTGTGAATGGCAAAATAAGCAGTTTACGGTTATTGATACTGGAGGAATAAATTTTAGTGATGATGATCCATTTGTAGTAGATATAAGGTATCAAGTGGACATTGCAGCCCAAGAAGCTGATGTAATTGTATTTGTAGTAGATGGTAGAGAGGGCATAAATCCCTTAGATCAAGAGATAGCTGGGTACCTAAGAGGTAAAGATAGACCAGTTATTATTGCTTGTAATAAAATAGATACAGTAAATTTAAACGATGAAATGTATGAGTTTTATAACTTAGGTTATGAAGTTATTTTACCAATCTCAGCTTCTAATGGACAAGGAACTGGTGATTTATTAGATTCTATAGTAGATAACTTTCCTTTTGAGGTTAAAGAAAATGACTTAGAAGATAACCTTAAAGTAGCGATAGTTGGCAAACCAAATGTAGGTAAGTCTTCTTTAACTAATAAGCTTTTAGGTGAAGAAAGAACTATTGTAAGTAATATCCCTGGAACTACTAGAGATTCTATAGACTCTAAATTTAAATATAATAAAAGAGATATTGTTTTAATAGATACTGCTGGTTTAAGAAGAAAAGGAAAAATTAAAGAGGATATTGAACGCTTTAGCGTTAGCAGAACACTAAGTGCAGTGGATCGCTGTGATATAGCTTTAATCTTAATAGATGCCGTTGAAGGAATCTCTGAGCAAGACAAAAAAATTGCTGGCTATGCTTACGAAAAAGGTAGAGGTTGCATTATTGTAGTTAACAAATGGGATTTACCAGAAAAAGATGAACATACTCTTGAGCAATTCAAGAAAAAAGTTTATAGTGAAATTCCATTTTTAAAATTTGCTCCTATGGTATTTATATCTGCAAAAACTGGGCAAAGATTACATGCTTTATTAGAATTAATAGAATTTGTATCAGAACAACAGAATATTCGTATACCTACAGGAACATTAAATACAGTAATAGAAGAAGCAACTTTTATGACACCGCCACCAAGCAGTAAAGGCAAGCAATTACGTATTTTATATTGTACTCAAACGGGTGTTAAACCACCTATGTTTGTGCTGTTTGTTAATAATAAAAAACTCATGCATTTTTCATATCAACGTCATTTAGAGAATGTTATAAGAGAAATTTATGGCTTTGTAGGAACACCTATTAAGTGGAAAATTAATGAACGTTCAAGGAGTGGAGATAAGTAA
- a CDS encoding NAD(P)H-dependent glycerol-3-phosphate dehydrogenase, which translates to MFKNVAVIGAGGWGTALSVVLADNFSKVTLWAREKEVMQSINNEHVNKTFLPNVTLAKNIFAVNDIFEAVNNKDLVVFAVPSAYVSQTLQLVKNNISKEAVIINVGKGFDPTTKKRLSVIIKENLPNNKFAVLSGPNHAEETGKKIPSATVIAAEEKETAELLQDAFMTSYFRVYTSSDIVGVELGGALKNIIALATGILDGLSYGDNTRAALMTRGISEITRLGKAMGATSMTFAGLSGIGDLIVTCTSMHSRNRRCGIALGKGVSLKEYLSQTKMEVEGVGACRSAYHLAQKHNVRMPITSTLYRILYEGLSGKDAVKELMTGDKRHEIEDIAF; encoded by the coding sequence ATGTTTAAAAATGTTGCAGTTATTGGTGCTGGAGGATGGGGAACCGCATTAAGTGTAGTATTAGCTGATAATTTTAGTAAAGTAACTCTCTGGGCAAGAGAAAAAGAGGTTATGCAGTCTATAAACAATGAACATGTTAATAAGACTTTTTTACCTAATGTAACTTTGGCTAAAAATATTTTTGCAGTTAATGATATTTTTGAGGCAGTAAATAATAAAGATTTAGTTGTATTTGCTGTTCCATCTGCTTATGTAAGCCAAACCTTACAGCTAGTTAAAAATAATATATCAAAAGAAGCAGTAATTATAAATGTTGGCAAAGGCTTTGATCCAACAACTAAAAAAAGACTGAGTGTAATTATCAAAGAAAATTTACCTAATAATAAATTTGCAGTTTTATCAGGACCAAATCATGCAGAAGAAACTGGTAAAAAAATTCCTTCTGCAACTGTTATTGCTGCCGAAGAAAAAGAAACAGCAGAATTATTACAAGATGCTTTTATGACATCTTATTTTAGAGTATATACTAGCTCAGATATAGTTGGTGTTGAACTAGGTGGTGCTCTTAAAAATATCATTGCTTTAGCAACTGGGATACTTGATGGCTTAAGTTATGGGGATAACACAAGAGCAGCTTTAATGACTAGGGGTATCTCTGAAATAACTAGATTAGGAAAAGCTATGGGAGCAACATCAATGACTTTTGCGGGCCTGTCGGGGATAGGAGATTTAATTGTAACATGCACATCAATGCATAGTAGAAATAGAAGGTGTGGTATAGCCCTAGGTAAAGGTGTATCTTTAAAAGAATACTTAAGTCAAACAAAAATGGAAGTAGAGGGTGTAGGAGCTTGTAGATCAGCTTATCATTTAGCCCAAAAACATAATGTTAGAATGCCAATTACATCTACACTGTATAGAATACTCTATGAAGGTTTATCTGGTAAAGATGCTGTAAAAGAGCTAATGACAGGTGATAAAAGGCATGAAATAGAAGACATAGCATTTTAA
- a CDS encoding DUF1614 domain-containing protein, whose product MPIGLIALVVLSILIFFGIGQRALDRLYLNDKMALLVIALMFVGTFIPNIPITAGIAVNIGGALIPLLLGIYILYRIDTTKERWRALIAIVVTSLAVYLASRYLPAETETMIIEPNYLYALIAGVVAYITGRSRRSAFVAGVFSIIINDIIYAFEIYRQGLESKVVLGGAGVFDATVLAGILGVLLAELIGETRERMRVNKEHKIEKAHSASTLASLDNVKEDENEETN is encoded by the coding sequence ATGCCTATTGGCTTAATTGCACTTGTTGTATTATCTATATTAATATTCTTTGGTATAGGACAACGAGCTTTAGATAGACTGTATCTAAATGATAAAATGGCATTATTAGTTATTGCCCTCATGTTTGTTGGTACATTTATACCTAATATACCCATAACCGCTGGAATAGCTGTCAACATTGGCGGAGCTCTTATTCCCTTATTACTTGGTATTTATATTTTATATAGAATAGATACAACAAAAGAAAGATGGCGAGCTTTAATAGCGATTGTAGTTACTTCTTTAGCAGTTTATTTAGCAAGTAGATATTTACCTGCAGAAACTGAAACTATGATAATAGAACCAAATTACTTATATGCACTAATTGCTGGTGTAGTTGCTTATATTACTGGTAGAAGTAGAAGAAGTGCCTTTGTAGCAGGTGTGTTTTCTATCATAATAAATGATATAATATACGCTTTTGAAATATATCGACAAGGTCTTGAATCTAAAGTGGTATTGGGTGGAGCTGGTGTATTTGATGCAACTGTTTTAGCGGGTATCTTAGGTGTTTTACTAGCAGAACTTATAGGTGAAACACGAGAGCGTATGAGAGTTAATAAAGAGCATAAAATTGAAAAGGCACATTCAGCTAGTACTCTTGCTTCTCTTGATAATGTGAAGGAGGATGAAAATGAAGAGACTAACTAG
- the spoIIP gene encoding stage II sporulation protein P, which produces MKRLTSLFMILLLLFTPLVALATSDNVSENYYIVYDNENREIFARGSKVYVGDMYQSSEDFLYKIVRVDEAQMKAWAEFVSKVEFGDTTKNSSNDTVFSNNKDFTVGIYQTHTDESYIPGDGTESSKSKGGIVDVGKSLASELEKNGFKVIFSEDSHVPHDSGAYQRSRRTAMEMIKKGADVVVDVHRDAIPAKYYKANINGKEVSKVRFVVGRQNPNQQANKQFAQKLKQIADKKYPGLVKDIYFARGGYNQDLGPRVILVEIGSHKISKKDATEGASLFAGVLSDYLGGGNAVGNAGSTSSIMYLVIGAIVVFGIFLFINYGSWGSFKKNVIDETKKRYASALAKYRKKDK; this is translated from the coding sequence ATGAAGAGACTAACTAGTTTATTTATGATTTTGCTTCTTTTATTTACTCCATTAGTTGCATTAGCAACCAGTGATAATGTTTCAGAAAACTACTATATAGTTTACGATAATGAAAACCGAGAGATTTTTGCTAGAGGTAGTAAGGTATATGTAGGTGATATGTACCAATCGAGTGAAGATTTTTTATATAAAATTGTAAGAGTTGATGAAGCCCAAATGAAAGCATGGGCTGAGTTTGTAAGTAAGGTTGAGTTTGGCGATACAACAAAAAACTCTTCAAATGATACTGTGTTCTCAAATAACAAAGACTTTACTGTTGGTATTTATCAAACACATACGGATGAAAGTTATATACCTGGTGATGGTACAGAAAGTAGTAAGTCTAAGGGTGGAATTGTAGATGTAGGTAAGTCTTTAGCCTCTGAGTTAGAAAAGAATGGTTTTAAGGTTATTTTTTCAGAAGATAGCCATGTTCCCCATGACTCAGGTGCTTATCAACGTTCCAGAAGAACCGCTATGGAGATGATAAAAAAAGGAGCAGATGTAGTTGTTGATGTACATCGAGATGCTATCCCTGCCAAGTATTATAAGGCAAACATAAATGGTAAAGAGGTATCAAAAGTAAGGTTTGTGGTGGGTAGACAAAACCCTAATCAACAGGCGAATAAACAGTTTGCTCAAAAGCTTAAGCAAATAGCCGATAAAAAATACCCTGGCTTAGTAAAGGATATTTACTTTGCCAGAGGTGGATATAATCAGGATTTAGGTCCTAGAGTAATTTTAGTAGAGATTGGCTCACATAAAATAAGTAAAAAGGATGCTACTGAGGGAGCCTCACTTTTTGCTGGTGTATTATCTGATTATTTAGGTGGAGGTAATGCCGTAGGTAATGCTGGCTCAACAAGCTCTATCATGTATTTAGTAATTGGAGCAATTGTAGTATTTGGTATTTTTTTGTTTATTAACTATGGTTCTTGGGGTAGCTTTAAAAAGAATGTTATAGATGAAACTAAAAAACGCTATGCTTCAGCACTAGCTAAGTATCGAAAAAAGGATAAGTAA
- the dapG gene encoding aspartate kinase — MRILVQKYGGTSVATEEARQLLADSVKNAEKKDYKLVIVVSAMGRLGQPYATDTLLSLIDNKKEVVPSREKDLLMSCGEIISAVVVAAKIQQEGLKAKVLTGFQAGIKTTSNFNNARIINIDTKRIIAALENNKVVIVAGFQGMDKNNDITTLGRGGSDTTAIALGIALEAERVEIYTDVTGVMTADPRVAPEAYVMNKISYQELFQMTSKGAKVVHPRAVELAMEHHIPLLVATANNAEQGTLIIDSESERTYENKVGRVITAIAHMKGLVQFNIKNLGANQSKKLYESLADAGVSLDLINIGTIGHHFVTNKSSYKKAIYVMDKLNLEYQVTNNVSKVSCIGAGMHNQPGVLSQIVSTLVENEIEILQTSDSHMTITCLVKEADTNEAVRLLHQKFCTSNYN, encoded by the coding sequence ATGAGAATACTAGTGCAAAAATATGGAGGTACTTCTGTTGCCACAGAAGAAGCAAGACAATTGCTTGCCGACAGTGTCAAAAATGCAGAAAAAAAAGACTATAAACTGGTTATTGTAGTGTCTGCTATGGGTAGACTTGGGCAGCCGTATGCAACCGATACTTTACTTAGCTTAATAGATAATAAAAAAGAAGTAGTACCGAGCAGAGAAAAAGATCTACTAATGTCTTGTGGAGAAATTATATCTGCAGTAGTAGTTGCTGCTAAAATTCAGCAAGAGGGTTTAAAAGCTAAGGTATTAACAGGTTTTCAGGCTGGTATAAAAACTACATCTAACTTTAATAATGCCAGAATAATAAATATTGATACAAAAAGAATAATAGCGGCTCTTGAAAATAATAAAGTAGTAATTGTTGCTGGTTTTCAAGGTATGGATAAAAATAATGACATTACTACACTTGGAAGAGGCGGTAGTGATACTACAGCCATAGCTTTAGGTATTGCATTAGAGGCAGAAAGGGTTGAAATTTATACTGATGTAACAGGAGTTATGACAGCAGATCCAAGAGTTGCTCCTGAAGCATACGTAATGAATAAAATATCTTACCAAGAGTTATTTCAAATGACCAGTAAAGGAGCAAAAGTTGTGCACCCACGTGCTGTAGAATTAGCTATGGAACATCACATACCACTGCTGGTAGCTACTGCCAATAATGCTGAACAGGGCACCTTAATAATTGATAGTGAGAGCGAAAGAACTTATGAAAATAAAGTTGGCAGAGTAATAACTGCTATTGCGCATATGAAGGGATTAGTGCAGTTCAATATTAAAAACTTAGGTGCAAATCAATCAAAAAAATTATATGAATCACTGGCAGACGCTGGAGTAAGTTTAGATTTAATTAATATTGGCACTATTGGACATCATTTTGTTACAAATAAAAGCAGTTATAAAAAAGCTATATATGTTATGGATAAATTAAACCTTGAGTATCAGGTTACTAATAATGTTAGTAAGGTTTCATGTATTGGTGCGGGTATGCATAATCAGCCAGGTGTTTTATCACAAATAGTAAGCACCTTAGTAGAAAATGAAATTGAAATACTGCAAACAAGTGATTCGCATATGACAATAACCTGTTTAGTAAAAGAAGCAGATACTAATGAAGCAGTAAGATTATTACACCAAAAATTCTGTACAAGTAACTATAATTAA
- the spoIVA gene encoding stage IV sporulation protein A encodes MDQLYKDLIQRTGGDIYLGVVGPVRTGKSTFIKKFMELFVIPEIKDDLELERATDQLPQSGTGKMVMTTEPKFIPEDAIEIDLTDNTSMRVRLVDCVGYMINGAQGYEDEEGPRMVMTPWFEEPVPFAEAAEIGTEKVMREHSTIGVVITTDGSIVDIERENYIAAEEKIINEMQRIQKPFVVILNTQNPNSEETEVLQQELAEKYAVSIIPVDVSNMGNEEMYKILQEVLYEFPLQEINITMPDWLEKLPKKHWLSKKIHEHVSTSSYGANTVRDILSLTEKLLSIDYISEVILEKLQLGEGIADIKIVMPQELFMQILKEITGLDLTTIDDLIPHLYGYVEAKNEYDMIKEALMSARKMGYGVVPPKMLEMILEEPEIIRQGNRFGVRLKASAPSYHIVKVDVESEVAPIIGSERQSEELIKYLLDEFEASPERLWESNIFGKSLQTLVEEGIQKKLFNMPENARDKLREALEKIINEGNGGLIAIIL; translated from the coding sequence ATGGATCAGCTGTATAAAGATTTAATTCAACGCACAGGCGGTGATATTTACTTAGGAGTTGTAGGCCCTGTTAGAACAGGCAAGTCTACATTTATTAAAAAATTTATGGAGCTCTTTGTTATTCCTGAAATTAAAGATGACTTAGAGCTTGAAAGAGCTACAGATCAATTACCACAGAGTGGTACAGGAAAAATGGTAATGACTACTGAGCCTAAATTCATTCCAGAAGATGCGATTGAGATTGATCTAACAGACAATACTAGTATGAGGGTTAGGTTAGTAGATTGCGTTGGATACATGATAAATGGAGCCCAGGGTTACGAAGATGAAGAGGGGCCACGTATGGTTATGACACCCTGGTTTGAAGAACCTGTTCCATTTGCTGAGGCTGCTGAAATTGGTACTGAAAAAGTAATGCGTGAGCACTCAACTATTGGGGTAGTAATAACAACAGATGGTAGTATAGTTGACATTGAACGTGAAAACTATATTGCTGCCGAAGAAAAAATTATTAACGAAATGCAACGCATTCAAAAGCCTTTTGTGGTAATCTTAAACACCCAAAATCCTAACTCCGAAGAAACAGAAGTACTTCAACAAGAACTAGCTGAAAAATATGCAGTATCAATAATTCCTGTTGATGTTAGTAATATGGGTAACGAAGAAATGTATAAAATACTTCAAGAGGTGCTTTATGAGTTCCCATTACAAGAAATTAACATCACCATGCCAGATTGGCTAGAAAAATTGCCAAAAAAACATTGGCTATCTAAAAAAATACACGAACATGTGAGTACATCTAGTTATGGTGCTAATACAGTAAGAGATATTTTAAGTCTTACAGAGAAGCTGCTATCTATAGACTATATCTCCGAAGTTATTTTAGAGAAATTACAACTAGGTGAAGGTATAGCAGATATTAAAATTGTAATGCCTCAAGAGCTCTTTATGCAAATATTAAAAGAAATAACTGGTTTAGACTTAACAACAATTGATGATTTAATTCCTCATTTATATGGTTATGTAGAAGCTAAGAATGAATATGACATGATAAAAGAAGCGCTTATGTCAGCCAGAAAAATGGGATATGGTGTTGTGCCTCCAAAAATGTTAGAAATGATTTTAGAAGAACCTGAGATTATAAGGCAAGGTAATAGGTTTGGGGTAAGGCTAAAAGCTAGTGCTCCCTCATATCATATTGTTAAAGTAGATGTAGAATCTGAGGTAGCTCCTATAATCGGTTCTGAACGACAGAGTGAGGAGCTAATTAAATACTTACTAGATGAGTTTGAAGCAAGCCCAGAGCGTCTTTGGGAATCTAATATATTTGGTAAATCACTACAAACACTTGTTGAAGAAGGTATTCAGAAAAAGCTCTTTAATATGCCGGAAAATGCTCGTGACAAATTAAGAGAAGCACTAGAAAAGATAATTAATGAAGGAAATGGTGGACTAATAGCTATTATCCTTTAG
- a CDS encoding DUF512 domain-containing protein — MAYALIDSIKENSIAKELGLKQGDKLVTINGQEVGDILDYMIHIADDYLELLVLHEDNTETEFAIEKDFDEDLGIVFTPPTITPITKCHNNCKFCFVSQMPKGMRETLYIKDDDYRLSFLSGSYMTGTNLKQTDIERIKRLNLSPLYISVHQTRDRNSLIRYKKDFDILSFLRDFKESGICFHAQIVLCPGLNDGQVLKQTLDDLNTLMPNLLSLAVVPVGLTKFRENLFDLRPLTKNEARDIIDLCNGYGDKHKADYGKRVIYLSDEIYLKAQKQVPKAGYYEDYSQLENGIGMIRLLIDQFNDSFKENYVKICGLEFKRKITIATGKLAFSYINDLLNEIKKINSTFKYEVLQVENEFFGPLITVAGLIVGQDLITTLKKADVNSAIIIPKNMLQYNSTKFLDDITISDIEKKLKMCISPVEVSGKALLDVIMEKGVM, encoded by the coding sequence ATGGCTTATGCGTTGATAGATAGTATAAAAGAAAATAGTATTGCAAAAGAGTTGGGTTTAAAGCAAGGAGATAAGTTAGTTACCATTAATGGTCAAGAGGTTGGTGATATTCTTGACTATATGATACATATAGCTGATGACTATCTTGAATTACTAGTTTTACATGAAGATAATACAGAAACTGAATTTGCAATAGAAAAAGATTTTGATGAAGACTTAGGCATAGTTTTTACTCCTCCAACTATTACGCCTATTACAAAATGCCATAATAATTGTAAGTTTTGTTTTGTTTCACAAATGCCTAAAGGTATGCGTGAAACTCTATATATAAAAGATGATGATTATAGACTGTCTTTTTTATCGGGCAGTTATATGACTGGTACAAATTTAAAACAAACAGATATTGAACGTATCAAGAGACTAAATTTAAGCCCTTTATATATTTCTGTTCATCAAACTAGAGATAGAAATAGTTTAATACGGTATAAAAAAGATTTTGATATATTAAGTTTTTTACGGGATTTTAAAGAAAGTGGTATTTGTTTTCATGCTCAAATAGTATTGTGTCCTGGACTTAATGATGGTCAAGTTCTAAAACAAACCTTAGATGATTTAAACACGTTAATGCCTAACTTGTTGTCATTAGCAGTTGTTCCAGTAGGATTAACAAAGTTTAGAGAAAATTTGTTTGACCTAAGACCCTTAACTAAAAATGAAGCAAGGGATATAATAGATTTATGTAATGGTTATGGAGATAAACATAAAGCGGATTATGGCAAAAGAGTTATCTATTTATCTGATGAAATTTACTTAAAAGCCCAAAAACAAGTGCCTAAGGCAGGTTATTATGAAGATTATTCGCAGTTAGAGAATGGAATAGGCATGATTAGACTATTAATTGACCAATTTAATGATTCATTTAAAGAAAACTATGTTAAAATATGTGGGTTAGAGTTTAAAAGAAAAATTACAATAGCAACAGGTAAATTAGCATTTAGCTATATAAATGATTTGTTAAATGAGATTAAAAAAATAAATAGTACATTTAAGTATGAAGTATTACAGGTTGAGAACGAGTTTTTTGGTCCATTGATTACAGTGGCAGGATTAATAGTTGGACAAGATTTGATTACTACCTTAAAAAAAGCAGATGTAAACTCAGCAATAATAATACCTAAAAATATGCTACAGTATAACTCTACCAAGTTTTTAGATGATATCACTATATCAGATATAGAAAAAAAATTGAAAATGTGCATTTCCCCTGTAGAGGTAAGTGGAAAGGCATTATTAGATGTAATAATGGAAAAAGGTGTGATGTAA